In a genomic window of Candidatus Cloacimonadota bacterium:
- the purF gene encoding amidophosphoribosyltransferase, translating to MCGIIGVFGASNTVKMAALGLFAIQHRGQESCGMAVSDGRVIRLRKKMGLVKTVFGEEDLSKLPGKIAIGHVRYPTKGSATEFNTQPHLVETLAGPTYALASNGDLVNYPAMRSYLEKQNVYFKSDNDGELLVKYIAWQVMRKGEGIIEAIRHLMRDIKGAYSTVLCTRDALYMFRDPFSMRPMVWGKTADGGIVVASETCALDTLSVTDREEIPAAGIVKVSEEGIRIIENDPDLYRTIPHQQHCIFEHIYFSRPDSFHFGEDVYRVREKIGAALAATDKGLDADYVVPVPDSSNFIGLGYSNASGIPLSLGLIRNHYVGRTFIKPEQTIRDESVRQKFNLLPNFFTGKKIVLVDDSIVRGTTIRKIVDLIKSSGVAEIHLRIGSPPVKHSCFYGIDTPSEQELAANLFSMEQIRKNIMVDSLKFLAIDDLLTCVQKPQNYCLACFNGKYPLTKTEE from the coding sequence ATGTGTGGAATTATCGGCGTTTTTGGCGCCTCTAATACAGTAAAAATGGCAGCTTTGGGATTATTTGCCATCCAGCACCGGGGACAGGAAAGCTGTGGAATGGCGGTATCTGATGGAAGAGTAATCCGCTTGCGCAAAAAGATGGGCTTAGTAAAAACAGTGTTTGGGGAAGAAGATTTGTCCAAATTACCGGGTAAAATTGCCATTGGGCACGTAAGATATCCTACCAAAGGTTCTGCCACAGAATTTAATACTCAACCTCATTTGGTCGAAACTCTCGCCGGACCCACCTATGCTCTGGCATCAAATGGTGATTTGGTGAACTATCCGGCAATGCGCAGCTATCTGGAAAAGCAAAACGTGTACTTTAAAAGTGATAATGATGGTGAGTTGCTGGTGAAATACATAGCATGGCAGGTGATGCGAAAAGGCGAAGGTATAATTGAAGCAATTCGACATTTGATGCGAGATATCAAAGGAGCATATTCAACTGTATTATGTACCAGAGACGCTTTGTATATGTTTCGAGACCCCTTCAGCATGAGACCTATGGTGTGGGGGAAAACCGCAGATGGTGGTATAGTGGTAGCATCCGAAACCTGTGCTTTGGATACACTTTCGGTAACTGACCGTGAAGAAATACCTGCTGCCGGGATTGTGAAAGTTAGTGAAGAAGGAATAAGGATCATCGAAAACGATCCTGATCTTTATCGCACAATCCCACATCAGCAACATTGCATATTTGAGCATATTTATTTTTCCAGACCTGATAGTTTTCACTTTGGCGAAGATGTGTATCGGGTGCGAGAGAAAATAGGTGCTGCACTTGCTGCTACGGATAAAGGGCTGGATGCAGACTATGTGGTTCCAGTTCCGGATTCCTCAAATTTTATCGGCTTGGGATATAGTAATGCCAGTGGTATTCCACTCTCTTTGGGCTTGATTCGTAATCATTATGTGGGGCGCACATTCATCAAACCGGAACAAACAATTCGAGATGAAAGCGTTAGACAGAAATTTAACCTCTTACCAAATTTCTTTACCGGCAAAAAGATAGTATTGGTAGACGATAGCATTGTAAGAGGCACTACAATACGCAAAATAGTAGATCTCATCAAGAGTTCTGGCGTAGCTGAGATTCATCTGCGGATAGGAAGCCCCCCCGTAAAACACAGTTGTTTTTACGGAATAGATACTCCATCTGAACAAGAATTGGCGGCAAACCTCTTTAGCATGGAACAAATACGCAAAAATATAATGGTAGATAGCCTGAAATTTTTGGCAATAGACGACCTACTAACCTGTGTACAAAAACCTCAAAACTACTGCCTCGCATGCTTCAATGGCAAATATCCGTTAACCAAAACAGAGGAGTAA